One genomic region from candidate division WOR-3 bacterium encodes:
- a CDS encoding phosphate-starvation-inducible PsiE family protein — MFEILKKFKDTMIKILAIMLTIVLLLAVVELGYTIVLDIVTPPVFLLDIGELLELFGLFMLVVIGIELLDTIMKTYTHEAVDHVKVVMAVAIIAISRKVIILDIQKLPPLTLIGIGIIILAITFGYFLIKRQGHNENK, encoded by the coding sequence ATGTTTGAAATTCTTAAAAAATTCAAAGATACAATGATCAAAATTCTCGCCATTATGCTGACGATAGTTTTATTGCTCGCCGTTGTTGAATTAGGTTATACGATCGTCCTTGATATTGTCACTCCGCCTGTATTTTTACTTGACATTGGCGAGTTGCTTGAACTTTTTGGGTTATTTATGCTTGTTGTCATAGGTATTGAGCTGCTTGATACTATTATGAAAACTTATACACACGAGGCGGTTGACCACGTAAAAGTAGTTATGGCTGTTGCGATAATAGCGATTTCGCGGAAAGTTATTATCCTTGACATTCAAAAATTACCACCGTTGACACTTATCGGAATAGGGATTATTATTCTTGCTATTACATTTGGATATTTTTTAATTAAAAGACAGGGACACAATGAGAATAAATAG
- a CDS encoding GNAT family N-acetyltransferase: MPEIIIKDVSLENILDLCLVCVPQDKRDDPDWQKGIDEKKIWALDMLKKWGVIGKVGYIDGVPAGMIQYRPSPDEEVVWIDCIYIHEKKYWRKGIGKNLLSSLIEDMKKPQKWFNDRPAQALVVSPFPGHSEGQLSAKEFFTKYGFKRVGESQGLLYYPLKKDFVYQPAEKESPKYNPQAEDKGKVLIFCGPNKCPAAYPFFLKRMEKYIREVDDKISIYYIDISKEPEEAKKRNVGYGDCIVNGRLIGAFVLDKQGFQNEVRELMSEKN, encoded by the coding sequence ATGCCTGAGATTATTATCAAAGATGTTAGTTTAGAAAATATCCTTGACCTCTGTCTGGTCTGTGTTCCTCAGGATAAGAGAGATGACCCGGACTGGCAGAAAGGTATAGATGAAAAGAAAATTTGGGCTCTTGATATGCTCAAGAAATGGGGCGTAATTGGCAAAGTTGGATATATTGATGGTGTTCCTGCAGGTATGATACAATATAGACCATCACCAGATGAGGAAGTTGTTTGGATTGACTGCATATATATTCACGAGAAGAAATACTGGCGGAAAGGCATTGGTAAAAATTTGCTTTCAAGTTTAATAGAAGATATGAAAAAACCGCAAAAATGGTTTAATGATAGACCTGCTCAGGCGCTGGTTGTGAGTCCATTCCCCGGTCATTCAGAAGGGCAGTTATCAGCAAAAGAGTTCTTCACAAAATATGGCTTTAAGCGGGTTGGCGAAAGTCAAGGTCTGTTATATTATCCATTAAAGAAAGATTTTGTATATCAACCGGCTGAGAAAGAATCACCTAAATATAATCCGCAGGCAGAAGATAAAGGCAAGGTTTTGATCTTCTGCGGACCAAACAAATGTCCTGCTGCATATCCATTTTTCTTAAAGAGAATGGAAAAATACATAAGAGAAGTTGATGATAAAATATCTATTTACTACATTGATATTTCAAAAGAGCCCGAGGAAGCAAAAAAGCGAAATGTCGGTTATGGGGACTGTATTGTGAATGGAAGACTTATTGGTGCCTTCGTCCTTGATAAACAGGGATTCCAGAATGAAGTGAGAGAGTTAATGTCGGAAAAAAATTAA